Sequence from the Hoplias malabaricus isolate fHopMal1 chromosome 10, fHopMal1.hap1, whole genome shotgun sequence genome:
GTAGCGTTGAAAAGGATCAGTGGATATTGAAGTGGCTGCCACTCAGTGATTGCTGGTGTTGGCCTGCAAACATCGACAAGAATAAGAGAGATATTTTCACTCCATTGACACGTGCCTTCTTTTTATAAATCCTCCCTGGTCTGTAAAAAAAGGAATGATATACGATATGATTCCTGATTAAGGGCTCTACCAAATTGATGCAAGGTGGGATCCTATGAAACATTTTTTGATTTCTGTTGGTCCAGTAAATTCAGAGATGAATGTAAAACAGCTAAAATCCGGCCATTTTTATTAACTAAAGAAATCTCTCACACTATTAACTCTTCTGAACTCTGAAAGGgtgacaaaatgaaacaaataaatataaagctgTGTGATTTAAGGCAGTTCTACAGATCAAATACAACAGTTATGATGGCATATTCCACAGCAGATACTGGAAGATATCTAAACTTGTTTGCTTCATTTATAGAGATCAGCACGACATACTGAAGGATCTAGGCATATAGATGTTGACAAGTCCATTACAAATGGACATTTCCCAAAATAAGACCCAAACCACCAGACCACAGAGCCTCAGAGATACAAACTTCATAAATCCACTCCCCCTATGAGAACTGCAACACGGAACTTTCCCACaaagtttttacattttttttgtgttctacgtTGGTATTTGAGAAGATCTAAAGTTGCATGTGAATGTAAAACTGCATGAAGGACCAAGAGTGCTTCACATTGCACAAAGCTCATAGTTCTGCAATGTTATTACATTCATGTCTGGAGGGGCCAGGAACATTATTTAGTACTCCATCCTCACAGAGAGGTACAACTCTGGCTGGAGCTCCTCTACTCTTTCTCAGCAATGAACCAGAGAAATAtctggttgttttttttctctgctctcCTAGACCAAGAACAGGGTAATCGTCGCATCTTCTCTTTTGTGTCACTGTGCACATCTCAGCAACTGACAGTGCTGGGCTGCTGTTTGCTGACAAAATCTGGTATAAAATCAAACTCATTCTGTCCAAGGAAGAGTTCTGGGAGCTCTTGCACTCGGTCCAGTCCTAATTCCATGGCCAATGATGTGAGAACCTCCTCATCAATGAGGTCGGTGTCCATGCCATTAAGGCCAAGTGTAGGTCCAGCCATATGTTGCATGTTGGCCAGTTGAGCATGGCCCATGCGAAACTGTGCTCCATTCCCCATGTGGCTGCTGTTCATAGCCCCAAGTGGGTGCCCATGGTACTGTGTGTTGAGTTTCTGCAGTTGCATGCTGGCCATCAGCTGCTGTGAGGTCAGGCCTCCAGCCATgtactgctgctgttgctgaCCCGGATGCTGATGCTGcccttgctgctgctgctgctgttgatgCATGTGATGATGCTGCTGCTGGCCTTGGTTTCCATACATCATGTTTGCAGATTGCATTTGGTGGTGGCCCATTGGTGCTCCATTCATTTGAGCGTTCATGGGACCCACCATGTTGGGTCGCTGCCTCATGCTGGCTTCCATGGCTCCCTGAGGCCCGTAGTGCATCATCTGTCCATTGGGCATTTGTCTCATGCCTGGCTGGGGCACATGTTGCTGACCATTCATGCCCATTCTGTACCCATGCAGGCCGCCATTAGCCTGGCCGTGGCTCATGGGCATCATCATGTGCTCCGCCATGGCTTCTACCTGTGATGAAACATAAGAGAGCATTACATTCCAAAACTGAAACTTTGAGAGAAATAATAACTTGCATTAAAAGGGAAGTGGCAAATATTCACTTCATCTTCACACTCAAAGGAACCATGCATTTCCTACAGTGCTCCAAAGGCAGTTTCCAGAAATGGGATTATATCCCAAAGCAGGATTTGAGTCCAACGTCCAGCCTATTGAATAAGAAGAGCCCATAACTTTCTGGCAAAATTGAAAATTCTTGATTTGTGTAATAACCCGTTTCTGGAACCTGCCATTGTTTCTGTGCTATGGTTTATGTAGCTTCTACACTGTGTATTTTGTGAAACAATCCCATGTGTCCACCGAGGCTCATCTGGTGGTATTTATATGTAATccaaactaaactaaactataTTAGGCTTCTGCGTGGAGGATTCAAGGCTTGTGTTTAAGCAGACGGATATTGCTCAGTTGTCTTAACACTCAGGGCTGTGGTTAAACAAACTCAATCCTATGAGACGCCTGCTTGTGGCAACACAACGATCTGCAAGGTTCCTCCTCAGTAAGCGCGGACTTTTATCACAGCAGAATAGGCAAGGTGTCTCTTTCTCCTTATCTAGGTGGCTACCCATGAGTGCCACTCAAGTACCACCTCTCAAAACACCACTGATGCAAATCCAAACCACCAGCAGTAGCACTTATTTAGActataaaagaaaataacaatacGGTCTCAGACAGTGTGGCATAGCCCGTGCCTAGCGGGGTCACTGCAACAAAGAGAACAACAGATGGAGCACACTTGAACTGAGACCCACGTAATAAAACGTAAATAAGCCGAAAAACATGCTAGTTTTTGCCTCTTAACCGTCGCTAATGTTGTGCTACAGTGTGTAAGGACAAGAAAGTAGCAGTGAGAGGAACAATGGAGCCAGCAGCGGAGCTTCACATCATTTCAGCAACacagtcctcctcctcctccttacCCTGTCTCCCGAGGCTCTCCGAACACACTTTCCCCGTGTCTGGACAGAAGCAGGTTTATTTCAGCGACGAGTCTCGGAGAGTTTACTGTTTATACTCCAGAAATAGAGCAGAGCTGCATGCTGCACCAATAACACCAAGACGGACTGTTTGTTTGAGTGTGAAGAGAGAATTCGTGTGGAAGGTTTTATACACCACCGAGCGCTGTGGCAGAGGAGGGGCGAGGGGCGTAGCCACTGAACCCCAGCGACGACTTTGATTGGTTCAGAACACTCTCAGTTTTGAGAGAACTCACCAATGGGGAGCAAGAACATTGGGCTTATTTCCCACTGTAGAGGATAGTCCACTTTCGTACAGTTATATTACTAACctttcagaaacacacacacaaggagatagatagatagatagatagatagatagatagatagatagatagatagatagatagatagatagatagagaaataAACATGCAGCTGTTCATTAGCAAAGGACCCAATCTGTCAACATTGCTAAGCTGCCGCATAATCTTTGAGTGACAGGCTGTGTCACTATATTTAGTAGCATGTCTCtaattttttctttcattttgcaGGTGTGGCCACCatgtatttgtgtatgtttgagagtgtgagagagaaatttGGCAGCTCAGTGGAAGTCCATGTGACCCACTGCTGTGCTgtacagtgtatgtgtgtgaatgtgtgatttggGGAAGGATTGGGGGCGggactggggggtggggggtagtgCTGGTGCTATTCTGGGCCACCGGCTGTAGTGTTACGACTAGCCATGTAGGCAGTGAGTGCACGTGCAGTTTAACAGCAACTCTGAAACTAGTGCCCCGGCCTTGAGAGTACAACATGCAAAAATATTATACTGACCTTAATTAGACAATACAGATAACAACACATTTCAGGCCCATTGATCTTGGCCAACTTGGTTGTAATAAAGTGAAATGGCCCcattacataaacatttattaagcTGTTCAGCCTGTCTGTTTGGGACAGCATGGAATCAACATCTTCTGTGTCGACCTTATGGCTCAGTGTTTACTCAAAGCTAGAGGAGTTAGAGTGGTTAGAGGAGTGCCACCCACCTGCAAAGTGCATTATGTTTCAcacaaattagcatctgtatttgtCAGGCTTGTGTCCTAATTTACATGACAGTCCGTGCGGCCTTTGGACAAAAAACATCCTATATGGCAGACCTGATGGCGTAGAATCATGTTCTGACATAGTCAGCGTTTGTTTTGCTGTAATCTCTTCTTATCATGTTGTGGATTTTCAAACAGAAGTCACTGGTTTATTATCAAATAGATCAAGCTAACCCCTAGCACTTATTCAAACCATGCTGAGGCAAGTTAAAAAAAGGCAAGCTAAAGCATGACAATTCTGCACAAGGACTGTGAGAAATGTGGCCTTGCTGTTTCACTGCAAACCAGAGTTATCCAACATAATCACATGCATTACTGTGTCCTAGAAATCAGGAATCTGTGTTCAAAATTCAGCCAGAAGATCAGGAAAAAAagacacactgtaaacaatgtGAGCTGAAGCAAAgatcattatttttatatagtaGGACGTAACAATTCACTaattaataatttgttttatttatttatttatttatttttttgcagttaACTTGTTTACTTTTAAGGACATATGCATTGTCTAGGGGAAGTTAAACAATGGAACATCTTAATTTACCTGCAATTTGATTGCAATAATATGATATAGACATATGTATACAAGGGAGAACAGGCCCAGTGAGTATTGATAAAAACAATTTCAACATATGATTGTCTAATCAAACAGACATATCTACCACACCCTACTATTGTAGCCTACAGCCAGTGGTTTAGAGCTTGTGCTTGTGTTTGCGCTGTATCTGTCTGCTGTGCCGCAGGCTCTTCTTTAACCCTTTCTTTATGTGCAGTTGGGCAGAGCGGCGCTTGCTCTTTTCCAGGGCGCTTTCCTCCCCCACACCTGATTAACAAAGATACCAGAGGGTGGAGGAGGGGCCGGCCAACTGCCATCAGGAGCAGCTCCACACAGCAAGCAtagtctgtgtctctctctctcttttcaactCTTTTCTTTTGCTCTAGGTTGTTTATGTCTTTCTATTTTCCTTTATCTGATTGTAGTATCTCCTGCATTGTCTCCCATCTTGTGCCTCTTTAGATTCTGTCTCTTAATTACCCtgtgtttttttcattactctctctctctctctctctctctctctctctctctctctctctcacacacacacacacacacacacacacacacacacacacctttcattctttcttcctttctctctctctctattgtatTTCCTCTACTCCTGCTCCCATATACCTGATTCAAAAATGTAGCAATATTTAAGCAATGATTTCACCAACAGATTAAAGAAATTACATTGGATACATATACTATTTGATACATAAAACTGAAGTAATTGTGCTCAGATTAAATAGCATGTGTAAGGTTTTTGTCAGTGACTATCCCTGCTTCTAAGGGCACAGTAGGCCTGGATTACGGAAATGTAATTTTAGTAAACCTATAAGGCAATTGTCCTTGCGCTAAAGATTTGTTCATCAAATGGTACAGTAAACATGTGTTCTCACTCAGTCCTTGATTGGTTCGATCCAGCAGAGAAACATATCGCCTCTCCCATCCCCCACTCACTGATCTCATTACCCCAGTGTGTCCACCTACTCCGTTTATTTACCTCCTGCGTGACCTCTGGGCTGCTCGCCCGCTCTCTGTTGTCTCCTGCTCTGGTGTGTTATTGTGGAGCGGGATGGGCTCAGCAGGAGAGCGCTGGAATGCTGTTGGCCTCTGTGCCCGTGTTTATGGTAGAGCTAGGAGTAATGGCCCGTATTTGTGTTCCTTTCTGTGTTTGGAATGCAGGCAAGCCTTTGGCATGCATTCTACCCAGCTGGCCTTTAGCAAACAGGAGGAGTatggagagaaaaggagaaacgGGAGGGTCACATTGTTTGAGGGCCGCTTGGTTGTTGAATTGGCTCAAACCTgaatatgtgttttaacttttgAAATGATTAtaatttgcttttgttttgttgtctggttttgtttgggctttattttttttttttaaatagtaccGATTGTCCTCTTCAACTAAATCGGTCAGTGTGGTCATCTAGGATGACCCAGTTTCTCTGAAACCTTCCTCTATGGCACTTGTTTCAGGAGAGAGGTAGCAAGGCATTTCTGCCAAGCTCTGGAAACCACCTTGGTAACTCCACacccctcctccttctcctcctcctctccacaACTCTTCTCTTTCTGCTAAGTGCAAACATCCACTGGTGTAAATGAGTTCATGCTGCTGACTACACCCCCAACACCACCATTCAGTGAAAAAGTCCATTAGTTTCAAGAACAAGGAAACATCCGTTGAATTTGCATACATAGCGTGATCAGGTTTTAGATTCTCACTGAAAAAAACGTAACAGTTATTTAACTATGCCACACATATCCATTCAACccaattaaacaaataatttaaatggcAGTTCATGTCATTAGTGTCAACATCACAATCAGTGCAAAGAACAATGcttgaaaaataaagtaaaagaccatttgaacaaaacattatttCTTTAGCATGGAGCATAATCACTTCTGAAGCAtctttactgtgtatttacaaaCTTTTTATCTTTCGTattttaaataagtaaaatggAATCCAgggaaataaaacaagaaaatcaaaatacatttaaattatattgtaAGCCTTTtacagcgaccctgaaatggattagtggaaaagatgatgatgatgtaacccttttacaacaatctcaaaaaaagcaaacattaaacacattatCTAGATTGATAAAGCTGgccacaatgttttttttttcagtgtaatcCCACAGTGTAAGGCCACTAGACACTCACCTGTGattcataaaaaaatccttaagAGAAATAGTAGTAGAAATGAGACGAGACAAATGGAAATTCAAAAGATACTATGGTTTAGTTCATGTTTTTCCAATCTGGTCCTGATGTTTGACTTTAAGGAGACCTCCACTAACGCTCAAGGGGAGACACATCTGAGATTATTTGAGTCTTTCTCTTAGGAGAGATATCTGAGCAACAATAGACTGAAAGTAATGTCTCCTTTATCTTTTCAAATAAAATCTTGGTTGTCTGAGGGAAACTAAAGTGATTTTTCTTTCCCACGGGATGATGTGTAGAGACACCCAGGTTCCACTACAATAATCATGTATCATAGCTGATCAGTGAATGTTATGATAAGTTGCAGAACAGAGTGTTCTGATGCTTCACTGAAACAGCAGCACACCTGCTGAGAGTCAGCCAGCACGGTTTCACTCCCCCCTCATGATCAGGAcgaaaattcacacacacacacacacacacacacacacacacacacacacacacagcttcatcaggctttttgttgttctttgctctttttttcGCAGAGATAAATCCTACATAACCCTCTTTCCTAAATTAAAGAATACCAAACTCTTGCAAAACATAAATTCAATATATGGTTCTTCAGAGAGCTTCAACAGTACCTCAATTTCCTTGACTGTAATATTAGTACTCTTGCATAAGGCTTCTTCCTCTAAGAAAGATAAGACAGCATTTCACAAAGTTTTCTTTTACCTTGGAAAATTTCTTAACAGCACTCAAGTAACAGGACTATGCTGTGAAAGACCCAGAATCACAGCACTTGTTAGAATTTTTTGGTTTACCTACAAAGATTATATGGTGTACCTATGTTAAGAGAGTCTAATGAATATCATCAATGTCAATGTATTAATTGAGCACAAGTTCTTGAAGGAAGGATTAtcaaaaagttattttaaatgaaattctttggaataaaatctctttacaaagactcacactgacactcatattgtttttgtatttcccTGTAAATATAccattggatttttttttctttttctgggtAGCAATGATATGCAGTCTATGCAGTGCAGTCATTCGTTTAAAAATACAGCTGGCAGGGATAAACACTATCTCTTGTTAGTCCAATAtgttgttttccctgtgttcagCTGTAAATCTACTCTGCACATGGCACAGTATCAAATCAACAGTCATCGATACACGCTACTCCACCACAAGTTTGATGTTTCAACACCTGCTCctcttgtttttgttctgtcaAAGCAATGTGTTTCATCTGCAGCGTGTGCACCAATTTTGCATGATCTTTAGCCTCTCCCAGTGCAGATGACAGGCGCAGCTGTGCAGCCCATGTGAATCAGGACGCTCGTGCAAAGCCTTGTTTTTGTGTTGTCCGGGCTCAGTCTATAAGGCTTGGGCTGTGTTTACAGTGAGGGTAGATTAAACAGGAAGCCTGCTGGGTGCCCATGACCCCTCACTGTAAGCCAATCCCATATTCATCCACACTTAGCCAGGGTCAACATGCTGCTGCCACTGACATGAGCTCTGGGGTGTGAATGAATCCAAGAAGTGTTAGGGAATATCAGGCACTGGTGTGAAGCAATAAGAAGTGTATGTGAATTCTATATTGAGCCTGCTTTGGTTCAGGTTTGGGGAGAGAATTTATATTGATAATCCAACCAAAACCATAAGAAGCTTTAGTATAAGGTAttatatttgcatatttctGATGCCTTTAGTCTGAGATTTTCTGGAAATTCCTCAGCAGCACTTATTTGGCGTGGGTGTAACACAGTGGGTAATGCTACAGTCTTCTACGAAGAAGActtgggtttgattccctgccAGAGTAAGCTAACTTTGCTACACCCGCTGGTTTTGCCAGACAAGACTCCTTACAACACATTCACCTACATCCGTAACAGGGTTAAATTCTAAGTCTCTCTGGATAGGAGCATCTgtcaaatgccataaatgtgaacatctttctttttttactcgCTGTTTTCCCCAAATGAACATCACACAGAAATCACCCAATTCCACATTAGCTGTCAAAACCACGCAGTAAACTTTACCATGTAATACTGTAACCCTCTGCTCAGACATGTACTTTGGGTTTTCTTGCTGTCACAGCAGTGAAACGAAAGTCTGACCTACACGCTACTTTTTTGTCAGGGTGG
This genomic interval carries:
- the cited4b gene encoding cbp/p300-interacting transactivator 4b, which codes for MAEHMMMPMSHGQANGGLHGYRMGMNGQQHVPQPGMRQMPNGQMMHYGPQGAMEASMRQRPNMVGPMNAQMNGAPMGHHQMQSANMMYGNQGQQQHHHMHQQQQQQQGQHQHPGQQQQQYMAGGLTSQQLMASMQLQKLNTQYHGHPLGAMNSSHMGNGAQFRMGHAQLANMQHMAGPTLGLNGMDTDLIDEEVLTSLAMELGLDRVQELPELFLGQNEFDFIPDFVSKQQPSTVSC